The Gammaproteobacteria bacterium nucleotide sequence GACGAGAGCAACCCTATCCCTCGGGCACCAGTCTGCGGTGCTCGAACCCCGTGCTCGTGTGGGCGACCAGTTCCAGTCGGCCGTCCAGCAGGTCGTGCATGAGGCGAGTGGTGAGCGGCGTCGCGCGCGTCACGTCGGTGACGTCCGGCCCGGCTAGGCGGAGCACCACCACCCCACCCCCCTCCCCGTCGGCCGCGGGGGTCCGCCGCAGGACCACCCCCAGCGCGTCCCCCGGCTCGACCCCCGCGAGCGCGATGCGATACGAGAGCGTGCCGGTCGGCAGATCCAGCAGGAAGGCGCCGTCAACGCCCCCCTGCGGCGGGTCGAGCGCGACCAGCACGGGATCCGGCGGGCGTCCCCGGTCGAGGGGCGGCGTGCGCAGCGGTGCCCGCCGCTTCGGGCTGGCCGCCTCGAGCGCGTAGGCGAAGCCGACCAGGCGGGCGTCGTCGAGCGCGCGGCCGAGCAGCTCGAGGCCCGCCGGCACCTCCACCTCGGTGAACCCGGCCGGCACGGTGAGCGCCGGAAGCCCGGTGTTCGCGCTCAACGAGCAGGTGGAGCCGACCGGGGCCGCCCCGATCAGCGCGGTCTCCTGGCGCATGGTCGGGTAGGCGAGCGCGTCCAGCTCCATCTCGTCCATGAAGCCGACCACCGCCTCCCGCAGGGCCTGCCGGCGGGCCATCACCTCCGCGTACTCGTCCGCGGGCTGCTCAGTGCGGGCGATACGCCGCCGGAAGGTGCCGTCCAGCGCCTCGTGGTGCAGCCCGGCCTCCACGATCTCCTCGAGCGTCGACACCGGGGCGTCCGGGACCCCGGCCAGATAGTCCATCAGGTCGAACTTGAACTCCAGGTCGATCAGGCCGGTGCCCGAGAGGAGGCTGTCCAGGTCGGGGATGGCCACGTCCACCACCTCGGCCCCCAGCGAGTCCATCTCGGCCAGGGCGGCGCGCACGACGTCCGTGATGCGGCCCCCGCCCCCGCCCTCCTCAAGCCAGTCGGCCAGCACGCCGATGCGGGCGCCCTCCAGCGCCGCCGGGTCGAGGGCGGCCTGGAAGTCCGGCACGCCGCGCCCCTCCAGCACGGCGGTGGCCGGGTCGGCCGCGTCCGGTCCGACCGTCGCGTCC carries:
- a CDS encoding amidase family protein, producing MRKGFHATLLAVVALAVAGCDGGAAVSDFEVAEASIPDLQRALEEGRVTSRQLVDLYLDRIAVYDVAGPELNTITRLNPRAGEQADALDRERAAGTVRGPLHGIPVLMKDNYDVAGMPTTGSSLALSGLMPPDDAFQVARLREAGAVIVGKTNLHELAAGITTISSLGGQSRNAYEPARNPGGSSGGTGAAVAASFAAVAWGSDTCGSIRIPAAVHNLFGLRPTKGLSSIDGILPLSHSQDTGGPLARTVTDLAITLDATVGPDAADPATAVLEGRGVPDFQAALDPAALEGARIGVLADWLEEGGGGGRITDVVRAALAEMDSLGAEVVDVAIPDLDSLLSGTGLIDLEFKFDLMDYLAGVPDAPVSTLEEIVEAGLHHEALDGTFRRRIARTEQPADEYAEVMARRQALREAVVGFMDEMELDALAYPTMRQETALIGAAPVGSTCSLSANTGLPALTVPAGFTEVEVPAGLELLGRALDDARLVGFAYALEAASPKRRAPLRTPPLDRGRPPDPVLVALDPPQGGVDGAFLLDLPTGTLSYRIALAGVEPGDALGVVLRRTPAADGEGGGVVVLRLAGPDVTDVTRATPLTTRLMHDLLDGRLELVAHTSTGFEHRRLVPEG